The sequence below is a genomic window from Pseudomonadota bacterium.
AAGTATGATATGATCCTGATTTCAGGAGGAAGTTCCAAGGGGGAACGGGATTATATTACAGATGTTATCGAAAAGCTCGGCGGCAGCATACTATTCCACGGGGTTAACATAAAACCAGGAAAACCTATCATATTCGGGAAGCTATGGGAAAAACCCATATTCGGGTTGCCAGGTCATCCCAACTCATGCATTATGGCTACAATCAGATTCGTAATCCCACTCCTTAAAAGGCTCAAAGGAGAGTCGATACATGATAAAAAAGGGATTACAAGTTTACTTACAACCAATATCCCCTCATCTTACGGCATTGAAGAATATGTGAGGGTCTCAATTGAAATCATTGACGGAACATACTATGCAACCCCAATCTTTGCAAAATCCTCCGTCATCTCTTCCCTTGCCCGTGCTTCAGGGTATGTTGTAATACCGGAGAGTACGGAAGGATGTGAGAAGGATGAAGAAGTGGAGGTTTATCTCTTTTAATATGAAAAGATATCTGAAAACATTAATGGAGTATCATATGCGACACCCATTTTCGCAAAATCCTCTGTCATCTCTTCCCTTGCCCGTGCGTCAGGCTATATAATAATCCCGGAAAGTACGGAAGGATTTGAGAAGGACGAAGAAGTGGAGGTTTATTCCTTTTAAATATGAAAAGATACCTCAAAACATTGCGGAGCGAAGAAGCCATCAGCAAGATACTTGAGAACACAAAGCCTATTGATGATGAAGAATATCTCCCCGTTTATCTGTGCAAGGCACGTATTACATCAAGGCCTGCATTTACCAGAATTCCGAATCCCTCCTTTTTATGCTCTGCTATGGATGGATACGCGACATCTTTTAAAAATACGCTCGAAGCAGACCTTGCAAGCCCTGTAAAATTAAAAAAAGATACTGACGCAACGCCTGTAAACACTGGAGACCCTATACCAAAAGATGCTGACGCAGTAATTATGATAGAAGATGTTGAGGAATCTGAAAAATATATAACCATCAGAAAACCGGCCTACCTCTGGCAGCACGTCCGAATGATCGGCGAGGATGTAATTGAAGGAGATATGCTTATTCCTACAAACCATAAAATAACTATTTTTGACATAGGAATGCTTATATCCGGAGCAGTTTCACATATCCATGTGAAACGTAAACCAAAAATTGCCATTATACCCACAGGCAAGGAACTGATAGATATATTCGAAGAACCGCTTGAACAGACAGATTCCCAGGGGCAAGCCCCTTTAATTGCAGTCGGCAGGCTTATAGATTTTAACTCTCATACCCTTTTAAA
It includes:
- a CDS encoding molybdopterin-binding protein, whose amino-acid sequence is KYDMILISGGSSKGERDYITDVIEKLGGSILFHGVNIKPGKPIIFGKLWEKPIFGLPGHPNSCIMATIRFVIPLLKRLKGESIHDKKGITSLLTTNIPSSYGIEEYVRVSIEIIDGTYYATPIFAKSSVISSLARASGYVVIPESTEGCEKDEEVEVYLF